One genomic segment of uncultured Fibrobacter sp. includes these proteins:
- a CDS encoding HD domain-containing phosphohydrolase: protein MTELDEKQVVESQRILELLFAYMPKIAAERKMDGLLILMADLGRAIVAADRCSLWLVDNDRGELWTKVAHGVSELRIPYNAGFVGYSVRTAEPLLIKDAYQDPRFDRRSDEKTHYRTTSVMTVPLMNSAGNVMGVFQAINKQGTDEQGEPAVFSTQDLERLSLTAVYSAKTVESAMLNMELEATQREIIHILGEVSEYRSQETGDHIQRVAEISCMLAKFLGLPENEVERIRLAAPMHDLGKVGIPDAILNKPGRFNDDEYTIMKTHSEIGYNMLHNSKRKLLRFAAEIARSHHERWDGRGYPKGIAGEDIPLAGRICSVADVLDALSSPRCYKQPWPEEKVKEEFIKQRGAQFQPELVDVLMEHWDEIYSLYRHDPN, encoded by the coding sequence ATGACGGAACTGGATGAAAAACAGGTTGTAGAGTCCCAAAGGATACTAGAGCTGTTGTTCGCTTACATGCCGAAGATTGCGGCTGAGCGAAAGATGGATGGCTTGCTTATCCTGATGGCTGATTTGGGTCGCGCCATTGTGGCTGCGGACCGCTGCTCCCTGTGGCTTGTCGATAACGATCGTGGTGAATTGTGGACCAAGGTTGCGCACGGTGTAAGTGAACTTCGCATCCCGTATAACGCAGGCTTTGTGGGCTATTCAGTCAGGACTGCCGAACCGCTCCTGATCAAGGATGCCTACCAAGACCCTAGGTTCGACCGTCGCTCCGACGAAAAGACCCATTATCGAACAACGTCTGTAATGACGGTTCCGCTCATGAATTCGGCGGGCAACGTGATGGGTGTGTTCCAGGCGATTAACAAGCAGGGAACCGACGAACAGGGCGAACCCGCCGTATTCTCGACACAGGACTTGGAACGCCTGAGCCTTACGGCAGTTTATTCCGCAAAGACGGTTGAATCCGCCATGTTGAACATGGAACTGGAAGCGACCCAGCGCGAAATCATCCATATTCTGGGTGAGGTTTCGGAATACCGCAGCCAGGAGACGGGCGACCACATTCAGCGCGTAGCCGAGATTTCTTGCATGCTGGCGAAGTTCCTGGGCCTCCCGGAAAACGAGGTCGAACGCATTCGCTTGGCGGCCCCGATGCATGACCTGGGCAAGGTCGGCATTCCCGATGCCATTTTGAATAAGCCCGGCCGCTTTAACGATGACGAATACACGATCATGAAGACCCATTCCGAAATCGGTTACAACATGCTTCACAACTCCAAGCGCAAACTGCTTCGCTTTGCTGCCGAAATTGCCCGTTCGCACCATGAACGCTGGGACGGTCGCGGCTACCCGAAGGGTATTGCCGGCGAAGATATCCCCTTGGCTGGCCGCATTTGTTCCGTTGCCGATGTCCTGGACGCGCTTTCTAGCCCGCGTTGCTACAAGCAACCGTGGCCCGAAGAAAAGGTCAAGGAAGAATTCATCAAGCAGCGCGGTGCGCAGTTCCAGCCGGAGCTCGTGGACGTCTTGATGGAACATTGGGACGAAATTTACAGCCTTTACCGCCACGACCCCAATTAA